One segment of Erigeron canadensis isolate Cc75 chromosome 2, C_canadensis_v1, whole genome shotgun sequence DNA contains the following:
- the LOC122587993 gene encoding protein ALP1-like codes for MADRTSRECLINFCDAVINIYGREFLHRPTSHDIVMIQQAHEARHHLPGMLGSLDCTHVKWRYCPRSLKGQYTRGDHKVPTIMIEAAASQDLWIWHSLFGPPGSNNDNNVLNQSPLYDTVRNGTTPNSSFIVLDRYYKRGYLLADGIYPRWSTFVKAYPHLVDPKEKKFKRVQEAARKDIERVFGVLKGKWKILEHPIRFYDLDKIGKVVEACCILHNMIIKDDGRVTSPVHIMDQPTPIV; via the coding sequence ATGGCCGATCGCACGTCACGTGAATGTCTTATCAACTTTTGTGATGCGGTCATTAATATATATGGGCGCGAGTTTTTACATAGGCCGACGTCCCATGACATAGTTATGATCCAACAAGCGCATGAAGCGCGACATCATCTTCCCGGGATGCTTGGTAGTCTTGATTGTACGCATGTCAAATGGAGGTATTGTCCAAGGAGTTTGAAAGGGCAATACACACGTGGGGATCATAAAGTCCCTACGATCATGATTGAGGCTGCCGCTTCACAAGATTTATGGATATGGCATTCGCTTTTTGGTCCTCCCGGGTCAAATAACGATAATAACGTGTTGAATCAGTCGCCTTTGTATGACACGGTTCGAAATGGGACGACTCCAAACTCATCATTCATTGTTCTCGATCGCTATTACAAACGTGGCTATTTGCTAGCTGATGGGATTTATCCTAGGTGGTCTACGTTTGTTAAAGCTTATCCACACCTTGTCGatccaaaagaaaagaagttcaAGAGAGTACAAGAAGCGGCAAGAAAAGATATTGAAAGGGTTTTTGGTGTTCTTAAGGGAAAATGGAAGATTTTGGAGCACCCGATTCGTTTTTACGATTTAGACAAGATCGGCAAAGTCGTCGAAGCGTGTTGTatattgcacaacatgatcattaAGGACGACGGGAGGGTAACTTCACCGGTTCATATAATGGACCAACCGACACCGATAGTGTAG